The following are encoded together in the Streptomyces sp. NBC_00341 genome:
- a CDS encoding ricin-type beta-trefoil lectin domain protein: protein MAASVASFTLTVGGLAGAAAVTSGVTVGVQAATVAAAPQAAAVENGLARTPQMGFNNWNTTGCGSQFNEAMVKGIADLFVSKGLKAAGYTYVNLDDCWALPSRNASGNLVPDPVRFPNGIKAVADYVHSKGLKFGLYSSAGTKTCADNGFPGGLGHEKQDADQWASWGVDYLKYDNCNNTGADAKTRYTTMGDALKATGRPILYSICEWGSNSPWNWAPAIGNSWRTTGDINDTWSKMIEIAHKNQPRAQYAKPGAWNDPDMLEVGNGGMTDTEYRTHFSLWSQMAAPLLIGSDIRSASPATFTILENSDVIAVDQDPLGKQGTVVSSSGGHVVMSKQLANGDRSVTLTNENGSAATVSTTAAEAGLPAASSYRLANLWSKAVSSTSGTISASVPAHGTVMYRVSAGTGSSTGTTHPLISASSQRCLDAEGAETEPGTKIEIWDCNGRPNQAVTLTAAGELRLYNGSQCLDAYDKGTTRGTAVQLWTCNGGANQKWRLNPDGSITGTQSGLCLDVTGGDKPAGNVNGAALELWTCNGGANQKWSLG from the coding sequence ATGGCGGCTTCGGTCGCATCCTTCACACTGACCGTCGGTGGCCTGGCAGGCGCGGCCGCGGTGACCTCGGGAGTCACTGTCGGCGTGCAGGCCGCCACCGTGGCGGCCGCGCCGCAGGCCGCCGCGGTCGAGAACGGCCTCGCCCGGACCCCGCAGATGGGGTTCAACAACTGGAACACCACGGGCTGCGGATCGCAGTTCAACGAGGCGATGGTCAAGGGCATCGCTGACCTCTTCGTCTCCAAGGGCCTCAAGGCCGCCGGTTACACCTACGTCAACCTCGACGACTGCTGGGCGCTGCCCTCGCGGAACGCCTCCGGCAACCTGGTACCCGACCCGGTGCGCTTCCCGAACGGCATCAAGGCCGTCGCGGACTACGTCCACTCCAAGGGGCTGAAGTTCGGCCTCTACTCCAGTGCGGGCACCAAGACCTGTGCGGACAACGGCTTCCCCGGCGGTCTCGGGCACGAGAAGCAGGACGCCGACCAGTGGGCCTCCTGGGGCGTGGACTACCTGAAGTACGACAACTGCAACAACACCGGCGCCGATGCCAAGACCCGTTACACGACGATGGGCGACGCGCTGAAGGCCACCGGCCGTCCGATCCTCTACAGCATCTGCGAGTGGGGCTCCAACTCGCCCTGGAACTGGGCGCCGGCCATCGGTAACTCCTGGCGCACCACCGGAGACATCAACGACACCTGGTCGAAGATGATCGAGATCGCCCACAAGAACCAGCCACGGGCGCAGTACGCCAAACCCGGTGCCTGGAACGACCCGGACATGCTGGAGGTCGGCAACGGTGGCATGACCGACACCGAATACCGCACCCACTTCAGCCTCTGGTCCCAGATGGCCGCGCCCCTGCTCATCGGCAGCGACATCCGCAGCGCGAGCCCGGCGACGTTCACCATCCTGGAGAACAGTGACGTCATAGCCGTCGACCAGGACCCCCTGGGCAAGCAGGGCACCGTCGTCTCGTCCTCCGGCGGACACGTCGTCATGTCCAAGCAACTGGCCAACGGCGACCGGTCGGTCACCCTCACCAACGAGAACGGTTCCGCCGCCACCGTCAGCACCACGGCCGCCGAGGCCGGGCTGCCGGCGGCGTCCTCGTACCGGCTCGCCAACCTGTGGTCCAAGGCGGTGTCGTCGACGAGCGGCACGATCAGCGCGTCGGTGCCCGCGCACGGCACGGTCATGTACCGGGTCTCGGCCGGCACCGGCAGCAGCACCGGCACGACCCATCCCCTGATCAGCGCCTCGTCCCAGCGCTGCCTGGACGCGGAAGGCGCTGAGACGGAGCCCGGCACCAAGATCGAGATCTGGGACTGCAACGGACGCCCCAACCAGGCCGTGACGCTCACCGCCGCAGGTGAACTGCGGCTCTACAACGGCTCGCAGTGCCTCGACGCCTACGACAAGGGGACCACCCGGGGCACGGCGGTGCAGCTGTGGACCTGCAACGGCGGTGCCAACCAGAAGTGGAGGCTCAACCCCGACGGATCCATCACCGGTACCCAGTCGGGGCTGTGCCTCGATGTGACGGGTGGCGACAAGCCGGCAGGGAACGTCAACGGCGCCGCGCTGGAGCTGTGGACCTGCAACGGGGGAGCCAACCAGAAGTGGAGCCTGGGCTGA
- a CDS encoding glycoside hydrolase family 2 protein, which yields MNELPSRRLVLGTMAGGVLAALASGGVAAASSAAVQSYTPPARRVRLGLNSGWLFHKGDVTGAEGPGFDDSAWDSLSVPHTWNAQDGADGGSYYRGVGWYRKRVTVPENLSGMMLFLQFAGVNQVADVWVDGVHLGTHEGGYARFRFGVTEAFTPGESGVLAVKVTNAPNPDIAPLGADYTFQGGIYRNVSLHAIDRLAVRMLDYSGPGVYLRQRSVTSSSATVDVKATLFNNNSTGRSVVVRAVVTHANGTVVADRSTAPQTLKANSGMDVVQTLTIANPRRWNGLADPYLYRAHVEIRDAASDTVTDVVTEPLGLRSFSLDAADGFRLNGNHLNLHGVNLHQDRADVGWAVTDADHEQDFALIKEIGATAVRMAHYQHDQKDYDLADAAGVVVWAEIPLVDAITDSAAFTASTQTQLRELIRQNYNHPSIVFWGIGNEQRSDNAPTNKLLDQLASLVESEDAERISTYANNLGNDAGVAGHAETTAYNKYFGWYGGSYNDLGGWADGLHKDLPERSFAVSEFGAGANPDQHALNPSAPSSGGSFHPEEYQALLHEASWKQLAGRPFVWGSFVWNMFDFASDGRNEGSRPGINDKGLVTRDRKIRKDAFYWYKANWSAVPTLHITSRRWTSRTDAATELKVYSNASEVTAVLNGASLGKRSSADRTFKWTGVKLRSGANTVTVTASIDGATHTDSVTWNLDSGVPAEG from the coding sequence ATGAACGAACTTCCAAGTCGGCGACTGGTTCTGGGAACCATGGCGGGTGGAGTCCTCGCCGCGCTCGCCTCGGGCGGTGTGGCTGCCGCCTCGTCGGCGGCGGTGCAGAGTTACACCCCGCCCGCCCGGCGCGTCCGGCTCGGCCTCAACTCCGGATGGCTCTTCCACAAGGGCGACGTCACCGGAGCCGAGGGTCCCGGCTTCGACGACAGCGCCTGGGACTCCCTGAGCGTCCCGCACACCTGGAACGCGCAGGACGGCGCCGACGGCGGCAGCTACTACCGGGGCGTCGGCTGGTACCGCAAACGCGTGACGGTTCCGGAGAACCTCTCGGGAATGATGCTCTTCCTCCAGTTCGCCGGGGTCAACCAGGTAGCGGACGTCTGGGTCGACGGAGTCCACCTCGGTACGCACGAGGGCGGCTACGCCCGTTTCCGGTTCGGCGTCACGGAGGCCTTCACGCCAGGGGAGAGCGGTGTTCTGGCCGTGAAGGTGACGAACGCGCCCAACCCCGACATCGCACCGCTGGGCGCGGACTACACCTTCCAGGGAGGCATCTACCGCAACGTCAGCCTGCACGCGATCGACAGACTCGCGGTGCGGATGCTCGACTACTCCGGGCCCGGCGTCTATCTGCGCCAGCGCAGCGTCACGAGTTCCTCGGCGACCGTCGATGTGAAGGCGACCCTGTTCAACAACAACAGCACCGGCCGCTCCGTGGTGGTGCGTGCCGTCGTCACCCACGCCAACGGCACGGTCGTGGCCGACCGGAGCACCGCGCCGCAGACGCTCAAGGCCAACAGCGGCATGGACGTCGTGCAGACGCTCACGATCGCCAACCCGCGCCGGTGGAACGGCCTGGCCGACCCCTACCTGTACCGCGCCCATGTCGAGATCCGGGACGCCGCCTCCGACACCGTCACGGACGTGGTCACCGAGCCGCTCGGCCTGCGCAGCTTCAGCCTCGACGCCGCAGACGGCTTCCGACTCAACGGAAACCACCTGAACCTGCACGGAGTCAACCTGCACCAGGACCGCGCGGACGTCGGCTGGGCCGTCACCGATGCCGACCACGAGCAGGACTTCGCCCTCATCAAGGAGATCGGTGCCACCGCGGTGCGGATGGCGCACTACCAGCACGACCAGAAGGACTACGACCTCGCGGACGCCGCGGGAGTGGTGGTGTGGGCGGAGATTCCCCTGGTGGACGCCATCACGGACTCGGCCGCGTTCACGGCGAGCACCCAGACCCAGTTGCGTGAGCTGATCCGGCAGAACTACAACCATCCGTCGATCGTCTTCTGGGGGATCGGCAACGAGCAGCGCAGCGACAACGCCCCCACCAACAAGCTGCTGGACCAACTGGCCTCGCTCGTCGAGAGCGAGGACGCGGAGCGCATCAGCACCTACGCCAACAACCTCGGCAACGACGCCGGGGTGGCCGGCCATGCGGAGACGACGGCGTACAACAAGTACTTCGGCTGGTACGGAGGCTCCTACAACGACCTGGGCGGCTGGGCCGACGGCCTGCACAAGGACCTGCCGGAGCGCAGCTTCGCCGTCTCCGAGTTCGGCGCGGGAGCCAACCCCGACCAGCACGCGCTCAACCCCTCCGCACCCAGCTCGGGAGGCTCGTTCCACCCGGAGGAGTACCAGGCCCTGCTGCACGAGGCGTCCTGGAAGCAGCTCGCCGGCCGGCCCTTCGTCTGGGGCTCGTTCGTCTGGAACATGTTCGACTTCGCCTCCGACGGGCGCAACGAGGGCAGCCGGCCCGGAATCAACGACAAGGGGCTGGTGACCCGCGACCGGAAGATCCGCAAGGACGCCTTCTACTGGTACAAGGCCAACTGGTCCGCCGTGCCGACTCTCCACATCACCAGCCGTCGCTGGACCTCGCGCACCGACGCCGCGACCGAGCTGAAGGTCTACTCGAACGCGTCGGAGGTCACCGCCGTGCTCAACGGCGCGTCGCTGGGCAAGCGGAGCAGCGCCGACCGCACCTTCAAGTGGACCGGCGTGAAGCTGCGTTCAGGAGCCAACACCGTCACCGTGACGGCCTCGATCGACGGGGCGACGCACACCGACAGCGTTACCTGGAACCTGGATTCCGGTGTGCCGGCTGAAGGCTGA
- a CDS encoding glycoside hydrolase family 97 catalytic domain-containing protein produces MYMLAVALAAVVLPAAPARAAAATTWTVTGPSADAPVSAQVSLGGDDGVLRLAVSRQGAAVLNPAPIGIETTAADLTKGLSFTGRKDRTVTESYTMTTGKKRSRKTDYTETTLSFTGSGGARLDVLVRVSSTGAAYRYVLPGSGSVTVKREASSWEVPASAKAWLVPAHREDQGQWVSTTAGGAPANDYAVPALFQVGSSYALLAETDIDGRYAGSRLTHRAGSGNYSTSITNAPVTAALPLATPWRTAAVGDLASVTESTIVDDLAQPSKVSDTSWIKPGASAWSWLTEHSSPSDPARQRKYIDFAQHHGWGYVLVDEGWQSSWMPDLVKYADARGVKVIAWFNSSGLQTAEQRDKWLPLVKSWGVAGVKIDFSYEYTQPTLKWYDTVLAQTAQLKLLVNFHGSATERGMQRTWPHVMTGEAVYGAEQQNNRAARNTVLPFTRNVISSMDFTPVVFSMNNRDTTDAHELATAVVFESGWQHYADNPESYQSRPEALRILDQLPTAWDETRLLAGTPGQDAYMARRAGGKWYVGGISSVSAKKFQTSLGFLGDGRWLLETVRDGSGPLVRETRVVSRTDTLSVAMQRNGGFASVLCPYTEAMTTCGSSDTDGVLKGQESGLCVDVPDGTQTNGTDVRLADCNGDNNQLWTQNPAKQLRVFPGKCLDVDGGATADGTAAQIWDCNNTGAQTWTVRDDGSVLNPASGKCLEARDHGTGAGTGLVIRGCDGGAQQKWARGAATGALKGQESGRCLDVPNSATDNGTRPALWDCNGGANQTWTSTASNQLRIYPTECLDVRDGASADGSAVVITDCTNATSQRWRVMAGGSIVNVASGKCLDAYDRGTTNGTQVIIWPCSGAVNQKWNRG; encoded by the coding sequence ATGTACATGCTCGCGGTCGCCCTCGCCGCTGTCGTCCTCCCCGCGGCTCCCGCCCGCGCCGCCGCGGCCACCACGTGGACGGTCACGGGCCCCTCCGCCGACGCGCCGGTCTCCGCACAGGTCAGCCTCGGCGGCGACGACGGAGTGTTGCGCCTCGCGGTCTCCCGCCAGGGAGCAGCCGTACTGAACCCCGCCCCGATCGGGATCGAGACCACGGCCGCCGATCTGACGAAGGGCCTGTCCTTCACCGGGCGCAAGGACCGGACGGTCACCGAGTCCTACACGATGACGACAGGTAAGAAGCGCTCGCGGAAGACCGACTACACCGAGACGACCCTCTCCTTCACCGGCTCCGGCGGTGCACGGCTGGACGTCCTGGTGCGGGTGTCGAGCACCGGCGCCGCATACCGGTACGTCCTGCCCGGCTCCGGGAGCGTGACGGTAAAACGGGAGGCGTCTTCCTGGGAAGTGCCGGCATCGGCGAAGGCCTGGCTGGTCCCGGCCCATCGCGAGGATCAGGGACAGTGGGTCAGCACGACCGCGGGCGGCGCTCCGGCCAACGACTACGCCGTACCCGCTCTGTTCCAGGTCGGTTCGAGTTACGCGCTGCTGGCCGAGACGGACATCGACGGCCGTTACGCCGGCAGCCGCCTGACACACCGGGCGGGGTCCGGGAACTACAGCACCTCGATCACCAACGCTCCCGTCACCGCGGCCCTGCCGCTGGCCACGCCGTGGCGCACCGCCGCCGTCGGGGACCTGGCAAGCGTCACCGAATCCACGATCGTCGACGACCTCGCGCAGCCGTCCAAGGTGAGCGACACCTCCTGGATCAAGCCGGGCGCATCCGCCTGGTCCTGGCTGACCGAGCACTCGAGCCCTTCGGACCCCGCCCGCCAGCGCAAGTACATCGACTTCGCCCAGCACCACGGCTGGGGCTACGTCCTGGTCGACGAGGGCTGGCAGTCCAGCTGGATGCCGGACCTCGTGAAGTACGCCGACGCGCGGGGCGTCAAGGTGATCGCCTGGTTCAACTCCTCCGGCCTCCAGACGGCCGAGCAGCGTGACAAGTGGCTGCCCCTCGTCAAGAGCTGGGGCGTGGCGGGAGTGAAGATCGACTTCAGCTACGAGTACACCCAGCCCACCCTCAAGTGGTACGACACCGTGCTCGCGCAGACCGCCCAACTCAAGCTGCTGGTCAACTTCCACGGCTCCGCCACGGAGCGCGGCATGCAGCGAACCTGGCCGCATGTCATGACGGGTGAGGCGGTCTACGGCGCGGAACAGCAGAACAACCGGGCCGCCCGCAACACCGTGCTCCCGTTCACCCGCAACGTCATCTCCAGCATGGACTTCACTCCCGTCGTCTTCAGCATGAACAATCGGGACACCACCGACGCCCATGAGCTGGCGACCGCCGTGGTGTTCGAGTCGGGCTGGCAGCACTACGCCGACAACCCCGAGAGCTACCAGTCCCGGCCCGAGGCGCTGCGCATCCTCGATCAGCTCCCGACGGCCTGGGACGAGACGCGGCTTCTCGCCGGCACCCCCGGCCAGGACGCCTACATGGCTCGCCGGGCGGGCGGCAAGTGGTACGTCGGCGGCATCTCGTCCGTGTCCGCGAAGAAGTTCCAGACATCGCTCGGCTTCCTCGGCGACGGCCGGTGGCTCCTGGAGACCGTCCGCGACGGCTCCGGCCCGCTGGTACGCGAGACCAGGGTGGTCTCCCGCACGGACACCCTGTCCGTGGCGATGCAGCGCAATGGCGGCTTCGCCTCGGTCCTGTGCCCCTACACGGAGGCCATGACGACCTGCGGTTCCTCCGATACCGACGGGGTGCTCAAGGGCCAGGAGTCCGGCCTGTGCGTCGACGTGCCGGACGGTACGCAGACCAACGGGACCGACGTCCGGCTCGCGGACTGCAACGGCGACAACAACCAGCTCTGGACGCAGAACCCGGCCAAGCAGCTCCGGGTGTTCCCCGGCAAGTGCCTGGACGTCGACGGCGGAGCGACCGCCGACGGCACAGCGGCCCAGATCTGGGACTGCAACAACACCGGCGCCCAGACGTGGACGGTGAGGGACGACGGCTCCGTGCTCAACCCCGCCTCCGGCAAGTGCCTGGAAGCCCGTGACCACGGTACGGGAGCCGGTACGGGGCTGGTGATCCGTGGCTGTGACGGCGGAGCCCAGCAGAAGTGGGCGCGCGGCGCGGCGACCGGAGCGCTGAAGGGGCAGGAGTCCGGTCGCTGCCTCGATGTGCCCAACAGCGCGACGGACAACGGAACCCGCCCGGCGTTGTGGGACTGCAACGGCGGAGCCAATCAGACCTGGACGTCCACGGCCTCCAACCAGCTGCGTATCTACCCCACCGAGTGCCTGGACGTCCGCGACGGCGCGAGCGCCGACGGAAGCGCCGTCGTCATCACGGACTGCACGAACGCGACGAGCCAGAGGTGGCGTGTCATGGCCGGCGGTTCGATCGTCAACGTGGCGTCCGGCAAGTGCCTGGACGCCTACGACCGCGGCACGACGAACGGCACTCAGGTGATCATCTGGCCGTGCAGCGGAGCCGTCAACCAGAAGTGGAACCGCGGCTGA
- a CDS encoding TIM-barrel domain-containing protein has product MGDTMKREQIKRRTVLATAAGALAASAVTALPQRALAAGGETERLGDYAKHSVEGGRSVTVTSVSGQRLRLTAYGDQMVRVSAARAEEDFFSDTRYEMVQPESHTALGGSLKVTVTNDTLEIRTAAADGLRIVLRKKPLRLEFYSLATGALLTREDATRGISWSGANNTVVTEAFVPPSSGERFLKAGHGMLGRTPRLDRTGDTVSHNYADASAKNPDNQAPAIVPFYLSDQGYGVFFNTTFDTTFHFGGANGYGFLADGHDSGGVSPQLDYFLINGPRFAQLLDRYTQLTGRPRLPQRSVFGLQLSDKNFADVSDQNWWREKITQHRAAGFPFDHQVNDNRWREGSGSWSGSWFEFSHDRWPDPAGYQKWAAGSGVTVTLDYNRNNTNEMAGWKGGPPPGYSFATADLKDVKENNAVPDWSNPDTRAWVWKVFWDKALNPALKYPGDALWIDEVDDLGAIPYTAKTADGRRWAEERNAYFLNVHKAVGKEGWDPDKSGHIGAAKRPWNWSRGATAGQQRYGHYWTGDIRSTYDEMRNQIRGMQTAGLGGFPFANIDGGGFGDGNLISDAFYRNWPAGWSSLAPIWRPHGTASTKDRGKLASRWPLDQGTQARADFAKYGQLRYGLMPYIYTLAHQANATGMPMARAMVIDYQDRPQAYTHDLQYMWGPSLLVAPVTSDGGSVQQIWLPAGTTWYNFWADIKHTGSDSADLPYTTRTGETPLFVKAGAILPRYPYAQSTAYLTGRQLEMDVYAGADGAFEVVEDDGVTEAYRTGKKTSTTRLTYTNASKRVVIAHPKGTYEGAPGKRRYVIRIHGLDAPVGMRVNGGATLPAFTSEAAALLSEKGAGSVWDAKAKVLSVVTPEIPVAEGGGNAATVEPSGGAFPAVGGGTVYQAESARLDSTFAIDTSHPGYTGTGYADFTGTSADGSTIAWTVSAATAGTKRLLVRYANGSDRDRPVTVDVNGKKAGTLAMAPTGSWDTWATASVTADLPKGDSITVRAVLTQAQGANIDSLTLL; this is encoded by the coding sequence ATGGGAGACACGATGAAGCGCGAACAGATCAAACGCAGGACCGTGCTCGCGACGGCAGCGGGCGCCCTGGCCGCAAGCGCGGTCACCGCTCTGCCGCAGCGCGCCCTCGCGGCCGGTGGCGAAACGGAGCGGCTCGGGGACTACGCCAAACACAGCGTCGAAGGCGGCCGGAGCGTCACCGTCACCAGCGTGAGCGGACAGCGGCTCCGGCTCACCGCGTACGGAGACCAGATGGTCAGGGTGAGCGCGGCCCGCGCCGAGGAGGACTTCTTCTCCGACACCCGCTACGAGATGGTGCAGCCGGAGAGCCATACCGCTCTCGGCGGCAGCCTCAAGGTCACGGTCACCAACGACACGCTGGAGATCCGCACCGCCGCGGCCGACGGTCTGCGCATAGTGCTGCGCAAGAAGCCACTACGGCTGGAGTTCTACTCCCTGGCCACCGGCGCCCTGCTGACAAGGGAGGACGCCACACGCGGCATCTCCTGGAGCGGGGCGAACAACACCGTCGTCACCGAAGCGTTCGTCCCGCCGTCCTCCGGTGAGCGCTTCCTCAAGGCCGGACACGGCATGCTCGGCCGCACACCGCGGCTCGACCGCACCGGTGACACGGTCTCCCACAACTACGCCGACGCCTCGGCCAAGAACCCGGACAACCAGGCACCGGCCATCGTGCCGTTCTACCTGTCCGACCAGGGATACGGCGTCTTCTTCAACACCACGTTCGACACGACCTTCCACTTCGGCGGGGCGAACGGGTACGGATTCCTCGCCGACGGGCACGACTCCGGCGGGGTGAGCCCCCAGCTGGACTACTTCCTGATCAACGGCCCCCGGTTCGCCCAGCTCCTCGACCGCTACACGCAGCTCACCGGCCGTCCGAGGCTGCCTCAGCGATCCGTGTTCGGGCTCCAGCTCTCCGACAAGAACTTCGCCGACGTGAGCGACCAGAACTGGTGGCGGGAGAAGATCACCCAGCACCGCGCCGCCGGCTTCCCCTTCGACCACCAGGTCAATGACAACCGCTGGCGCGAGGGCTCGGGCTCCTGGTCCGGATCGTGGTTCGAGTTCAGCCACGACCGCTGGCCCGACCCCGCCGGCTACCAGAAGTGGGCCGCCGGGAGCGGCGTCACCGTGACTCTGGACTACAACCGGAACAACACCAATGAGATGGCGGGATGGAAGGGGGGCCCGCCGCCCGGATACAGCTTCGCGACGGCTGACCTGAAGGACGTGAAGGAGAACAACGCCGTCCCCGACTGGAGCAACCCCGACACCCGCGCCTGGGTGTGGAAGGTGTTCTGGGACAAGGCCCTCAACCCGGCGCTCAAGTACCCCGGCGACGCCTTGTGGATCGATGAGGTCGACGACCTCGGAGCGATCCCGTACACGGCGAAGACGGCTGATGGCCGCCGCTGGGCAGAAGAGCGCAACGCCTACTTCCTGAACGTGCACAAGGCAGTCGGCAAGGAGGGCTGGGACCCCGACAAGAGCGGGCACATCGGAGCCGCCAAGCGCCCCTGGAACTGGAGTCGTGGTGCCACCGCGGGCCAGCAGCGCTACGGGCACTACTGGACGGGCGACATCCGCTCGACCTACGACGAGATGCGGAACCAGATCCGGGGCATGCAGACAGCCGGTCTGGGCGGCTTTCCCTTCGCCAACATCGACGGCGGCGGCTTCGGCGACGGCAACCTGATCTCCGACGCGTTCTACCGCAACTGGCCCGCAGGCTGGTCCAGCCTCGCACCGATCTGGCGCCCCCACGGCACTGCCTCGACCAAGGACCGGGGCAAGCTGGCGTCGCGCTGGCCGCTCGACCAGGGCACCCAGGCGCGGGCGGACTTCGCCAAGTACGGTCAACTGCGGTACGGACTGATGCCGTACATCTACACGCTCGCCCACCAGGCCAACGCCACCGGCATGCCCATGGCGAGGGCCATGGTGATCGACTATCAGGACAGGCCGCAGGCCTACACCCACGACCTGCAGTACATGTGGGGTCCCTCGCTCCTCGTCGCCCCTGTCACCTCCGACGGCGGGAGCGTCCAGCAGATCTGGCTGCCGGCCGGAACCACCTGGTACAACTTCTGGGCGGACATCAAGCACACCGGCTCCGACAGCGCGGACCTCCCGTACACCACCCGCACCGGGGAAACACCGCTGTTCGTCAAGGCGGGCGCCATTCTGCCCAGGTACCCCTACGCGCAGAGCACCGCCTACCTCACCGGGCGGCAGCTGGAGATGGACGTCTACGCGGGGGCCGACGGCGCCTTCGAGGTCGTCGAGGACGACGGGGTGACCGAGGCGTACCGGACCGGCAAGAAGACAAGTACCACTCGTCTCACCTACACCAACGCCTCCAAGCGTGTCGTCATCGCCCACCCGAAGGGCACGTACGAGGGCGCGCCCGGCAAACGGCGCTACGTGATCCGCATCCACGGCCTGGACGCACCCGTGGGAATGCGGGTCAACGGCGGCGCCACCCTGCCCGCCTTCACCAGCGAGGCAGCGGCCCTTCTCAGCGAGAAGGGAGCCGGCAGCGTATGGGACGCGAAGGCGAAGGTCCTGAGCGTCGTCACGCCGGAGATTCCCGTCGCGGAGGGCGGCGGCAACGCCGCCACCGTCGAACCCAGCGGTGGCGCCTTCCCCGCCGTCGGAGGCGGCACGGTCTACCAGGCCGAGAGCGCACGGCTCGACAGCACCTTCGCCATCGACACGAGCCACCCCGGTTACACCGGCACCGGATACGCCGATTTCACCGGCACATCCGCGGACGGATCGACCATCGCGTGGACGGTCTCCGCCGCGACGGCCGGCACGAAGCGACTCCTCGTCCGCTACGCCAACGGAAGCGACAGGGACCGCCCCGTGACCGTCGACGTCAACGGCAAGAAGGCCGGCACCCTGGCCATGGCACCCACCGGCAGCTGGGACACCTGGGCGACTGCCTCCGTCACCGCGGACCTCCCGAAGGGGGACAGCATCACCGTCCGTGCCGTCCTCACACAGGCTCAGGGCGCCAACATCGACAGCCTGACCCTGCTGTAG
- a CDS encoding glycosyl hydrolase family 28 protein, whose product MTISRRQFGLGAAAAVLAVPLIDRMGNRSADAAEPAAAATVTTYPTPSYFNESSSYSLKVESDEIDVVKNFGYSWARFSYSGTAEFTVTAKEDIDSYDISPHSYGVKATTNGRDLTFSLSQEESRYLVIKINGLENLAITADPLETGRPSPNGREVKSINDYSGVDNTGGKLMTSIIQDAIDDANARDGGGTVYFPNGVYKFSQIELKSDVTLYLAAGAVLRGSEKLSDYDWTGDHFRAANIRINGASDVAITGRGIIDSNGSALTSGDSGPNRENIVSSYKGSNGSKPKGLTFEGITLRDGTTWNFNLQSSTDVKIHNVKIFNNDTWIHGDGFDLVTTSHAVVDQCFAYTGDDAFCAKGSADDTMTDVVFQNSVAYTRSAGAKVGMQGASDISDIWFKNIDVIQGYRGVSVDHDQGSGSWTDLHFIDIRTQKIYDNGTQGQFRTAPILIWTEEKDGVGPVSKVELTRCSFEDIEDFHSIIQGHDESSRVTDVTITDLTVNGELIEKASDALIDIKEHTSDITFATS is encoded by the coding sequence ATGACCATCTCACGACGTCAGTTCGGTCTCGGAGCGGCGGCAGCAGTTCTCGCTGTGCCGCTGATCGACCGGATGGGCAACCGGAGCGCGGACGCCGCCGAGCCGGCGGCCGCGGCGACCGTCACGACGTATCCCACTCCTTCCTACTTCAACGAGAGTTCCTCCTATTCGCTGAAGGTGGAGTCGGACGAGATCGATGTCGTGAAGAACTTCGGCTACTCCTGGGCGCGGTTCTCGTACTCCGGAACAGCCGAATTCACCGTGACCGCGAAGGAGGACATCGATTCGTATGACATCAGCCCGCACAGCTACGGGGTAAAGGCAACCACGAACGGCAGGGACCTCACCTTCTCCCTCTCCCAGGAGGAGTCGCGGTACCTGGTCATCAAGATCAACGGTCTGGAGAACCTCGCCATCACGGCCGACCCGCTGGAAACGGGGAGGCCGTCGCCCAATGGTCGCGAGGTGAAGAGCATCAACGACTACTCGGGCGTCGACAACACGGGCGGCAAGTTGATGACTTCGATCATCCAGGACGCCATTGACGACGCGAACGCCCGCGACGGCGGCGGCACGGTCTACTTCCCGAACGGCGTGTACAAGTTCTCCCAGATCGAGCTCAAGAGCGATGTCACGCTCTACCTGGCAGCCGGTGCCGTGCTCCGCGGATCGGAGAAGCTCAGTGACTACGACTGGACCGGTGACCACTTTCGCGCGGCGAACATCCGTATCAACGGAGCGTCCGATGTCGCCATCACGGGAAGGGGGATCATCGATTCCAACGGGAGCGCACTGACGTCAGGAGACAGCGGGCCGAACCGCGAGAACATCGTCTCGTCCTACAAGGGTTCCAACGGGAGCAAGCCGAAGGGGCTGACCTTCGAAGGGATCACGCTGAGGGACGGGACGACCTGGAACTTCAATCTCCAGAGCTCCACCGACGTAAAGATCCACAACGTCAAGATATTCAACAACGACACCTGGATCCACGGTGACGGATTCGATCTCGTCACCACGTCGCATGCGGTGGTCGACCAGTGCTTCGCCTACACCGGGGACGACGCGTTCTGTGCGAAGGGCTCGGCCGACGACACGATGACGGACGTCGTATTCCAGAACTCGGTCGCCTACACCAGGTCCGCCGGCGCGAAGGTGGGAATGCAGGGGGCCTCCGACATCAGTGACATCTGGTTCAAGAACATCGACGTGATCCAGGGGTACCGGGGCGTGAGCGTGGACCACGACCAGGGATCCGGAAGCTGGACGGACCTTCACTTCATCGACATCCGGACCCAGAAGATCTATGACAACGGAACGCAGGGGCAGTTCAGGACGGCTCCGATCCTCATCTGGACCGAGGAGAAGGACGGAGTGGGTCCTGTGAGCAAGGTGGAACTGACCCGCTGCAGCTTCGAGGACATAGAGGACTTCCACTCCATCATCCAGGGGCATGACGAATCGAGCAGAGTCACCGACGTGACCATTACGGATCTGACGGTCAACGGCGAACTGATCGAGAAGGCCTCGGATGCCTTGATCGACATCAAGGAACACACCTCCGACATCACATTCGCCACCTCCTGA